In Oryzomonas sagensis, the genomic window CATCACCATGTGGGACTATACACCAACCGTGAAAGAACATTTTCTTAACCCCCGCAACGTAGGGGATATACCCGATGCGGACGCCGTCGGCGAAGTGGGCAGCCTGGCCTGCGGCGACGCCCTGAAGCTGTATCTCAAGCTGGACGACGACAAGGACAAGATCGTCGACGCCAAGTTCCAGACCTTTGGCTGCGCCAGCGCTATCGCCTCCTCATCGGCCCTGACCGAGATGGTCAAGGGCAAGACCCTGGACGAGGCCCTGGCCATCAGCAACCAGGACATCGCCGAATTTCTGGGCGGACTGCCGGAGGAGAAGATGCACTGCTCGGTGATGGGACAGGAGGCGCTGGAGGTAGCCATTGCCAAATACCGCGGCCATGAGGTCAAACCCCATGACCATGATCATGATCACGGCCCGGCCTACCCGGACCAGGAGGGGACCATTGTCTGCAAATGTTTCGGCATCACCGACGTGTTCCTGAAAAAGGTGATCGAGACCAACAAGCTCACCACGGCCGAACAGGTGACCCATTTTACCAAGGCCGGCGGCGGCTGCGGCGGCTGCATTCCCAGGATCAAGGAGCTGATCGCCGAGGTGATGGGCAAACAGGAGTCCGAAGAACCGCGCAAACGCCCGGAGAAACTCTCCAACATGAAAAAGATGCAGATGATTCAGGAAGTGTTGGAACGGGATATCCGGCCGCTGTTGTGGGCCGACGGCGGCGACCTGGAACTGATCGACATCGACGGCCCCAAAGTGCAGGTGGCTTTCCGTAAGGCGTGCGCAGGCTGCTCTTCTTCCGGTTTCACCTCCCGCGTGGTCGAGCAGAAGCTGCGCGACCTGGTGGCGGAGGATATCGTTGTCGAGGAGGTCGCGGCATGAAAGAGATCTACCTGGACAACAACGCCACCACCAAGGTGGACGAAGCGGTCTTTGAGGAGATGCGCCCCTATTTTTGCGAACTGTACGGCAACCCCAGTTCCATGCATTTCTTCGGCGGCCAGGTGCAGCAGAAGGTGGACGAGGCCCGCAAGCGTGTGGCAGCCCTCCTGGGGGCCTCACCGGACGAGATCATCTTCACGGCCTGCGGTACCGAGAGCGATAACGCCGCCATCCGTTCGGCCCTGGAGGTGTTCCCGGAAAAACGCCACGTCATCACCTCCCGTGTGGAGCATCCGGCCGTGCTGACCCAGTGCCGCAACCTGACCCAGAAGGGGTATCGGGTGACCGAGATCGGCGTGGACAGCGAGGGGCAGTTGGACATGGCGGAACTGAAGGCCGCAGTGGACGCCGATACCGCCATCGTGTCGCTGATGTACGCCAACAACGAGACCGGCGTGATCTTCCCCATCGAGGAGGCTGCCGCCATCGCCAAGGCCAAGGGGGTATTGTTCCACACGGACGCCGTCCAGGCCGTGGGCAAGGTCCCGATCAACCTGGCGGCCTCGAAGATCGACCTGCTGTCCCTCTCCGGCCACAAACTGCATGCGCCCAAGGGGATCGGCGTGCTCTACCTGCGCCGCGGCACCCCCTTCCGTCCCTTCATGGTGGGGGGGCACCAGGAAAAGAGCCGCCGCGCCGGCACGGAAAACGCCGCCGCCATCATCGCCCTGGGCAAGGCCTGCGAGCTTGCCGGGCAGAACATGGCAATCGAGAACACCCAGGTCAAGGCCCTGCGTGACCGTCTGCAAACCGAGTTGATGGCCCGTATCCCCCATGCCCGCATCAACGGTGGGGCGGCCGAGCGCCTGCCCAATACCCTGAACATCGCGTTCGAGTTCGTGGAGGGCGAGGCGATCCTGCTCCTGCTCAACGAACTGGGCATCTGCGCCTCGTCCGGCAGCGCCTGCACCTCCGGCTCCCTGGAGCCGTCCCATGTGCTGCGGGCCATGGGCGTACCCTTCACCTGCGCCCACGGTTCGATCCGCTTCTCCCTCTCCCGCTACACCACTGCCGGAGAGATCGACACGGTCATCCGCGAACTGCCGCCCATCATCGCCCACCTGCGCCAGATGTCGCCCTTTGGCAGGGAGTTCCTCAAGAAACAGTGATAACCGGTATCGGTTTTCCCTGTGAAAGTCATGGTGAAAGTGCCGGTCATTCGCAACTGAATGCCCGGCACTTTTTTGCCCCGAACCGTTTTGATTTTCTATCTCAAACATCCCGTTAGCAGCCCCCAGCCGGCTCCTCTTCTTTTCACGGTCAAGACTCTGCTTGACAAGTAAGTGAAAATAATTTCTATTTATATCTCCCTGTTCGGCTTGCTGCACCGACGTACATACCTGATTTGTCCCGAGGAGATCGACATGAAACGCATACTCATCGCAGCTTCACTGCTGACGTGCCTGCTGTTTACCGGCGCCTGTCAGAAACAGACTACTCCGCCGCCCGCCGCCGGCCCCAAAAAACTGGTGGTCGTGACCACCCTGTTTCCGCTCTACGACTTTGTCCGGGCCATCGGTGGGGACAAGGTCGATGTCAGCCTGCTCCTGCCGCCCGGCGTGGAAGCCCACAGCTTCGAGCCGAAACCCGAGGATGCGCTGCGCACGGCAAAGGCGGGTCTGTTCATCTTCACCAACTCGTACATGGAACCGTGGGCGGTGAGCTTCGTCAAAGGGCTCAATACCGGCACCATCACCCTGCTGGATTCCAGTGCGGGGGTTACGTTCCAGAAGGCCGGCGTTGAAGAGGAGAAGGAGGAGCACGGCCACGAAGGGGACCACCATCATGGCGGCGGCATGGACCCCCATATCTGGCTCGACTTCGGCAACGCCCAGATCATGGTGGCCAACATCGCAGCCGGCCTGGAGGCAAAAGATCCGGCCAACAGGGAGTATTACCGGGCCAATGCCGATGCCTACCGGGGGGAACTGAAAAAGCTCGATGCCGAATACAGGGTCGGGTTGTCCTCCTGTGGTAAGAAGTCCTTTCTCCATGGCGGCCACTATGCCTTTGGCTATCTCGCCAACCGTTACGGCCTTAAGTACGAATCCGCGTCCGCCGTCAACGCCGATGCCGAACCGACCCCGGCCAAGCTGATGGCGCTGGTCAAACAGGTCAGGGCCACGGGGCTTAGGTACGTTTTCAGCGAGGAATTGCTCTCGCCGCGCGTGTCCGAGATGATCGCCAAGGAAAGCGGCGCCTCGGTCCTATTGCTGCACGGCGCCCACAACATCAGTAAAAGCGATTTCGAACATGGCGTGACCTTTCTCGCGCTGATGAGGAATAATCTGGCAAGCCTCAAGACCGGTCTGGAATGCAGATAGTCGTTAAGAACGACAACCATGAAAACGGTAGGTGGGCCGCAGAGCCCCGGAGCCAATGAGAACGTCACGGAGTCCTTTCACCTGGGACCTTCGCCGGGACGCAGAATCGTCACGTAGCTCCCTGATGATGCGCTGTCGGATTTTGTTGCCTCCGTGTCTATTGTGGCTCTGTGGTGAATGTTTTCTGGGGATAACTGATTTCAGAGGGGCGGCCGCAGCGGGGCCGCCCTTTGTTTTTGCTGGCGTATCGGAAAAAATGCGCTAGAATAAAACACCGTCCGTTCTCATGAAACGGTGATGGAACCTTTTCTAAGGAGTTTTGCTTATGGAAATACGGGTGCCCGAGGTGGGCGAATCGGTCCGGGAAGCGTTGCTGGCCACGTGGTTCAAGAAGAACGGCGAGAGCGTGAAGAAGGACGAAGCGCTGTGCGAGATCGAAACCGACAAGATCACGCTGGACATCAACGCCGACGCGGCCGGTGTGCTCTCCATCACCGTG contains:
- the nifS gene encoding cysteine desulfurase NifS — translated: MKEIYLDNNATTKVDEAVFEEMRPYFCELYGNPSSMHFFGGQVQQKVDEARKRVAALLGASPDEIIFTACGTESDNAAIRSALEVFPEKRHVITSRVEHPAVLTQCRNLTQKGYRVTEIGVDSEGQLDMAELKAAVDADTAIVSLMYANNETGVIFPIEEAAAIAKAKGVLFHTDAVQAVGKVPINLAASKIDLLSLSGHKLHAPKGIGVLYLRRGTPFRPFMVGGHQEKSRRAGTENAAAIIALGKACELAGQNMAIENTQVKALRDRLQTELMARIPHARINGGAAERLPNTLNIAFEFVEGEAILLLLNELGICASSGSACTSGSLEPSHVLRAMGVPFTCAHGSIRFSLSRYTTAGEIDTVIRELPPIIAHLRQMSPFGREFLKKQ
- a CDS encoding metal ABC transporter solute-binding protein, Zn/Mn family; protein product: MKRILIAASLLTCLLFTGACQKQTTPPPAAGPKKLVVVTTLFPLYDFVRAIGGDKVDVSLLLPPGVEAHSFEPKPEDALRTAKAGLFIFTNSYMEPWAVSFVKGLNTGTITLLDSSAGVTFQKAGVEEEKEEHGHEGDHHHGGGMDPHIWLDFGNAQIMVANIAAGLEAKDPANREYYRANADAYRGELKKLDAEYRVGLSSCGKKSFLHGGHYAFGYLANRYGLKYESASAVNADAEPTPAKLMALVKQVRATGLRYVFSEELLSPRVSEMIAKESGASVLLLHGAHNISKSDFEHGVTFLALMRNNLASLKTGLECR
- the nifU gene encoding Fe-S cluster assembly protein NifU, translating into MWDYTPTVKEHFLNPRNVGDIPDADAVGEVGSLACGDALKLYLKLDDDKDKIVDAKFQTFGCASAIASSSALTEMVKGKTLDEALAISNQDIAEFLGGLPEEKMHCSVMGQEALEVAIAKYRGHEVKPHDHDHDHGPAYPDQEGTIVCKCFGITDVFLKKVIETNKLTTAEQVTHFTKAGGGCGGCIPRIKELIAEVMGKQESEEPRKRPEKLSNMKKMQMIQEVLERDIRPLLWADGGDLELIDIDGPKVQVAFRKACAGCSSSGFTSRVVEQKLRDLVAEDIVVEEVAA